In one Nitratidesulfovibrio vulgaris str. Hildenborough genomic region, the following are encoded:
- the asnB gene encoding asparagine synthase (glutamine-hydrolyzing) codes for MCGIAGIISRKDRNVSSQPLNRMLTSQEHRGPDAGYGVSFRRQSTGAFAAGRRHSADALAAGLEPAPVWLGHRRLSILDLSDKSAQPLRRGDLHIVFNGELFNYIELRSELTALGEHFETSGDTEVLLASYRHWGAGCLERFNGIFAFAIFDASRGSLFAARDPFGVKPFHYGVKPFHYAVTHDFLIFASEIKAISASGLVLRKWDPDVASAYLSYALTTAPQGRTFFENIRQIPPGHCLTLASPDDEPSVTRYYAPRITETPRSLHELVDEGAGLIRQSCRIRMRSDRDVGLCLSSGIDSANVAAALVAEGIAPECYSIDAASSSMLDEFPLITALADKLGLHVNPIRHPDAIPTADIVRYMLFNDEPSLFWGSYNQFHLYREMRKLGVIVSMSGHGGDELFCGYQRYYPAVVRDMLAQRRIMSLIWWCLRQSRHLMQDRRTIRSTWDSYSHPLGWANDYAHDIAALHLKHTIADPEEWISTFVGASSWGEQQQKSLFTYELQYLLRDADRNSMAHGIEERVPLLDTRLYEFCASVPLKDLCQDGYLKGLARQLFPAIPESLRFHQIKRGLYTDISSKLPQLQADLMPLVHRSPLLRELVDLQKLPQQLPGIVWWRLCSLAVLDVSGIEEWTAQTPLPRLVDDEMAERIGGVPSGTGRTAVIRHVLDEGLSYLEPGALHGLAETVGLIESAAIPGCIIEAGCALGGSTMVLATAKAKERPLHVFDVFGCIPPPGSNDGEEARARFAVIAAGESTGLNGKRYYGYEPDLLKNVQDNFVALGLPPAEHGITFVPGLYENTLYPSGPVALAHIDCDWYQSVKTCLERIAPHISPGGRMIIDDYDHYSGCRRAVDEFLEASNGQFIRERYARVHLVRTKADGQETDVHRPGD; via the coding sequence ATGTGCGGCATTGCAGGCATCATATCTCGCAAAGACAGAAACGTATCGAGCCAGCCCCTGAACAGGATGCTCACCAGTCAGGAGCATCGTGGGCCTGACGCCGGTTACGGTGTATCCTTTCGGCGGCAGTCGACCGGGGCCTTCGCGGCAGGACGACGCCACTCGGCTGACGCCCTCGCAGCCGGCTTGGAACCCGCGCCGGTCTGGCTTGGCCACAGAAGGCTGTCCATTCTCGACCTCTCCGACAAGTCGGCCCAGCCGCTACGCCGGGGGGACCTGCATATCGTCTTCAATGGTGAGCTCTTCAACTATATCGAACTTCGAAGTGAACTGACCGCACTCGGCGAGCACTTCGAGACCTCCGGAGACACCGAGGTGCTTCTTGCGTCCTACCGCCACTGGGGCGCAGGATGCCTTGAACGGTTCAACGGCATATTCGCCTTCGCCATCTTCGATGCCAGCCGTGGCAGTCTTTTCGCCGCACGCGACCCGTTCGGCGTCAAGCCGTTCCACTACGGCGTCAAGCCGTTCCACTACGCCGTCACGCACGATTTCCTCATCTTCGCCTCGGAGATCAAGGCCATATCCGCCAGCGGACTGGTGCTGCGAAAGTGGGACCCGGACGTGGCCTCCGCCTATCTTTCCTATGCGCTGACGACTGCCCCGCAGGGACGGACCTTCTTCGAGAACATCAGGCAAATCCCGCCCGGTCACTGCCTTACGCTCGCCAGCCCCGACGATGAGCCGTCGGTGACACGCTATTACGCGCCCAGAATCACGGAGACACCGCGTAGCCTTCACGAACTCGTCGACGAAGGGGCGGGGCTCATTCGCCAGTCATGCCGCATACGGATGCGCAGCGACCGTGATGTCGGGCTGTGTCTCAGTTCGGGGATCGATTCCGCCAACGTGGCGGCTGCCCTTGTCGCGGAAGGCATCGCCCCTGAGTGCTATTCCATCGACGCTGCCAGTTCTTCAATGCTCGACGAATTTCCGCTCATCACGGCGCTGGCTGACAAACTGGGGCTTCATGTCAACCCCATACGGCATCCCGACGCCATTCCCACGGCCGACATCGTCCGCTACATGCTGTTCAACGACGAGCCTTCGCTCTTCTGGGGGTCGTACAACCAGTTCCATCTGTATCGTGAAATGCGCAAGCTGGGTGTCATCGTGTCCATGAGCGGACACGGTGGCGACGAACTGTTCTGCGGCTATCAACGGTACTATCCGGCTGTCGTTCGCGACATGCTCGCACAGAGACGAATCATGTCTCTCATCTGGTGGTGTCTGCGTCAGTCAAGGCATCTCATGCAGGACAGACGCACCATCAGAAGCACATGGGACAGCTACAGCCACCCGCTAGGCTGGGCAAACGACTACGCACACGACATCGCAGCCCTGCACCTCAAGCACACCATCGCCGACCCTGAAGAATGGATTTCGACATTCGTCGGCGCCTCTTCGTGGGGGGAACAACAGCAGAAATCCCTGTTCACATATGAACTGCAATACCTGCTGCGGGACGCCGACCGGAACTCCATGGCCCACGGCATTGAAGAACGGGTTCCCCTGCTGGATACGCGGCTGTACGAGTTCTGTGCCAGCGTCCCGCTGAAGGACCTGTGTCAGGACGGGTACCTTAAGGGACTCGCACGGCAGCTGTTCCCCGCCATCCCTGAATCATTGCGGTTTCACCAGATAAAACGGGGGCTTTACACGGACATCAGCTCCAAGCTGCCACAGTTGCAGGCAGACCTCATGCCCCTTGTGCACCGAAGCCCCCTGCTGCGTGAGCTTGTCGACCTGCAGAAACTCCCGCAGCAGCTTCCCGGCATCGTCTGGTGGCGGCTTTGCAGCCTTGCCGTGCTGGATGTGAGCGGAATCGAGGAATGGACGGCGCAGACCCCCTTGCCCCGACTCGTCGACGACGAGATGGCAGAGCGCATCGGGGGGGTGCCCTCCGGCACTGGCAGGACCGCCGTCATCAGGCATGTGCTCGACGAGGGGCTTTCGTATCTCGAACCGGGAGCCCTGCACGGGCTCGCCGAGACCGTAGGGCTCATCGAATCGGCGGCAATCCCGGGCTGTATCATCGAAGCCGGGTGTGCCCTCGGCGGGTCGACCATGGTTCTTGCCACGGCCAAGGCTAAAGAGCGACCGTTGCATGTCTTCGATGTCTTCGGGTGCATCCCGCCCCCCGGCAGCAACGATGGCGAAGAGGCACGTGCCCGTTTTGCGGTCATTGCCGCCGGAGAGTCCACGGGGCTCAACGGCAAGCGCTATTACGGCTACGAACCTGACCTGCTCAAGAATGTGCAGGACAACTTCGTCGCTCTCGGACTGCCCCCTGCCGAACATGGCATAACCTTCGTCCCCGGCCTCTACGAGAACACCCTCTACCCTTCCGGGCCGGTGGCGCTGGCTCACATAGATTGCGACTGGTACCAGTCGGTGAAGACCTGCCTTGAGCGTATCGCCCCCCACATCTCACCGGGGGGCCGCATGATCATCGACGACTATGACCACTACAGCGGATGCCGCAGGGCGGTTGACGAATTCCTTGAAGCCTCGAACGGACAATTCATCCGCGAACGGTACGCCCGGGTTCACCTCGTCCGCACCAAGGCTGACGGACAGGAGACGGACGTACACCGGCCCGGCGACTAG
- a CDS encoding ABC transporter permease — MQLLRRDIAARYRGTCLGWLWVLATPVLVLGVYTFVFGVIYQASRFSGGVGDYALMLFCGFVPWWLFAEVTGGAPTLIQARPSFVQKMCFPLEILPVVHLGVSLFNSLAALVILLAALAMKGMPFHLTLLWIPALYVPLCLWSLGGAFLLSALGVFLRDMQHAVSVALQLLFFATPIVYQLDMVPEQWRFLLRCNPMTEIVEAFRHVIYFGQAPEPVSLGIVTVLGACVLWVGHLVFMQARKAFADVL, encoded by the coding sequence ATGCAGCTGCTGCGCCGGGACATCGCCGCGCGCTACCGTGGAACCTGTCTCGGCTGGCTGTGGGTGCTTGCCACACCCGTTCTCGTGCTGGGGGTCTACACCTTCGTCTTCGGGGTCATCTACCAGGCATCACGTTTCAGCGGGGGCGTGGGCGACTACGCCCTCATGCTGTTTTGCGGTTTCGTTCCGTGGTGGCTTTTCGCGGAGGTGACGGGCGGTGCCCCCACCCTGATTCAGGCGCGCCCCAGCTTCGTACAGAAGATGTGCTTCCCGCTGGAAATCCTCCCCGTTGTCCATCTCGGGGTGTCTCTCTTCAATTCACTGGCGGCACTCGTCATCTTGCTGGCAGCCCTTGCCATGAAGGGAATGCCATTCCACCTCACACTCCTGTGGATTCCTGCCCTGTACGTGCCTCTCTGCCTCTGGAGTCTCGGGGGTGCCTTTCTGCTTTCCGCTCTTGGGGTGTTCCTGCGCGACATGCAACATGCCGTGAGTGTAGCGCTTCAGCTCTTGTTCTTCGCGACCCCCATCGTCTACCAGCTGGATATGGTGCCAGAGCAATGGCGGTTCCTGCTTCGCTGCAACCCCATGACGGAAATCGTGGAGGCATTCCGGCACGTCATCTACTTCGGTCAGGCTCCCGAACCGGTCTCCCTCGGTATCGTCACTGTTCTCGGCGCCTGCGTCCTGTGGGTGGGGCATCTCGTATTCATGCAAGCACGCAAGGCCTTTGCCGATGTTCTATGA
- a CDS encoding ABC transporter ATP-binding protein: MFYDTNENGQVAAIMRDDPTVAIAAERLGKCYEIFDRPADRLKQMLLRRSLGRPFWALQDVSFTVRKGEALGVVGHNGAGKSTLLQILAGALKPTTGEALLRGRVASLLELGSGFLPDFTGRENVFVNGTALGLSTREVEQRLDEIRDFAEIGEFFDQPVKTYSSGMFVRLAFAVQACLSPDILIVDEALAVGDIFFQQKCHAHMAGLLDKGVAILLVTHDVQAVRKYCSSVILLENGRVTHQGEVETGLRLYGNSRPTLAKGLEASAAVSDETRTASASHSASVDEAGDMDFWPPDEAFLPLDAAQSIVAEEESVRIDRVALCTPAGSPCRMFEQGQYAHFFIEVTTLRDVEQLAIGLTINTKDNLPLYCTNSLLTRSGIPATLGRDVRLRLCWKMRLPVACGDYTFSVGIGEHPSWIAEQLEYISAETLIASGKPLFSLLKAGSFVVCKPSHGLQIPFIGLVDIETDISFRTSQSQ; encoded by the coding sequence ATGTTCTATGACACCAACGAAAACGGGCAGGTCGCCGCGATCATGCGCGACGACCCTACGGTAGCCATCGCCGCAGAACGCCTCGGCAAGTGCTACGAGATATTCGACAGACCGGCCGACCGACTCAAGCAGATGCTGCTGCGCCGCTCGCTGGGGCGTCCTTTCTGGGCGTTGCAGGACGTGTCGTTCACTGTGCGCAAGGGTGAGGCCCTTGGCGTTGTCGGGCATAACGGTGCCGGAAAGAGCACGCTGCTCCAGATTCTCGCGGGGGCGCTCAAGCCGACCACAGGCGAAGCCTTGCTTCGCGGGCGGGTGGCGTCGCTTCTCGAACTCGGCAGCGGCTTCCTGCCCGACTTCACAGGTCGGGAGAACGTCTTCGTGAACGGCACGGCACTCGGCCTGTCTACACGCGAGGTGGAGCAACGGCTCGACGAGATTCGCGATTTCGCAGAGATCGGCGAATTCTTCGACCAGCCCGTCAAGACCTACTCCAGCGGCATGTTCGTCCGCCTCGCCTTCGCTGTGCAGGCATGTCTTTCTCCCGACATCCTCATCGTCGATGAAGCGCTTGCGGTGGGCGACATCTTTTTCCAGCAGAAATGCCATGCCCACATGGCGGGCCTTCTGGACAAGGGGGTTGCCATTCTGCTTGTCACCCACGACGTACAGGCGGTGCGCAAATACTGTTCGTCGGTCATCCTTCTGGAAAACGGCAGGGTGACCCATCAGGGCGAAGTCGAAACGGGGCTTCGGCTTTATGGGAACAGCCGCCCTACGCTGGCGAAGGGCCTCGAGGCCTCCGCTGCAGTCAGCGACGAGACGCGAACGGCTTCGGCCTCGCACTCCGCCAGCGTTGACGAGGCGGGGGACATGGACTTCTGGCCTCCCGACGAGGCCTTCCTCCCACTGGATGCTGCACAGTCCATCGTGGCCGAAGAAGAGAGCGTCAGGATAGACAGGGTTGCCCTGTGCACCCCTGCCGGTAGTCCATGCCGGATGTTCGAACAGGGGCAATACGCCCATTTCTTCATCGAAGTCACGACGCTTCGCGATGTCGAACAACTGGCCATAGGGCTCACGATCAACACCAAGGACAACCTGCCCCTCTATTGCACCAATTCCCTCCTCACCCGTTCGGGCATTCCGGCAACGCTCGGCCGCGACGTTCGCTTACGTCTCTGCTGGAAGATGAGGCTTCCGGTGGCCTGCGGCGACTATACTTTCAGCGTGGGGATTGGCGAGCACCCTTCATGGATAGCAGAGCAACTGGAGTATATTTCTGCAGAGACGCTCATTGCATCCGGCAAACCGCTTTTCAGTCTGCTGAAAGCTGGATCGTTCGTAGTCTGCAAGCCGTCGCATGGTCTACAGATTCCATTCATAGGTCTTGTAGACATTGAAACGGACATTTCATTCCGCACTTCACAATCACAATAA
- a CDS encoding glycosyltransferase family 4 protein → MNILTITALPAGGATYAAQRLHSALVEYGHACTLACCDPVQPGHVALNYQRPDATPFMSPLFRYWSTLSTPETREQGACELFSDTSTLLASPALPDHIVEAADVVHLHWASGILYSPALFRLLRNKKLVWTLHDMNPFTGGCHYHVSCERYEHECGNCPLLAHPAPNDVSLQAHRFKRLLYRELDITMVSPSAWLADKARRSPLFTGKKVAVIPNTHDTTLFAPRDRASLRSQYGVEKDTFIVLTGVESLDNPRKNIGCMVEAMEQFAQRRPHISFELVLFGAGGANLLASFPTRHVGSLDAESLVDWYNMADVFVHPSRLDNLSNTLCEAQCCGTPVISFDAGGSTEAFQDGETGFISGNQPQHLAEALDRLLSSDMESLRQKARMFAMNRFNGKNIAQRYTDIYEDDIINQEHHGMHGPADERLASNAMDGFLKVAPFDKPAP, encoded by the coding sequence ATGAACATACTGACCATCACGGCGCTGCCCGCAGGCGGGGCGACCTATGCGGCACAGCGCCTCCATTCCGCACTTGTCGAGTACGGACATGCATGCACCCTCGCCTGCTGCGACCCCGTGCAGCCGGGGCATGTGGCGCTCAATTACCAGCGACCTGACGCAACGCCCTTCATGTCTCCACTCTTCCGGTACTGGAGCACACTCTCCACGCCCGAAACACGCGAACAAGGCGCGTGTGAGCTCTTTTCCGACACGTCCACACTTCTCGCCTCTCCGGCATTGCCCGACCATATCGTCGAGGCCGCCGACGTCGTCCACCTCCACTGGGCGTCAGGCATCCTCTACTCCCCCGCCCTCTTCAGGCTGCTGCGGAACAAGAAGCTCGTGTGGACACTCCACGACATGAACCCCTTCACGGGTGGCTGTCACTATCATGTCTCATGCGAACGGTATGAGCATGAATGCGGCAACTGTCCCCTGCTGGCGCATCCTGCCCCCAACGATGTCAGCTTGCAGGCGCACCGGTTCAAACGCCTTCTGTACCGTGAACTCGACATCACCATGGTCAGCCCCAGCGCATGGCTGGCCGACAAAGCCCGCCGAAGCCCGCTCTTCACCGGGAAGAAGGTCGCTGTCATTCCCAACACGCACGACACGACCCTTTTCGCGCCGCGCGACAGGGCAAGCCTGCGTAGCCAGTACGGGGTCGAGAAGGACACGTTCATCGTACTCACCGGCGTCGAGTCCCTCGACAATCCCCGCAAGAACATCGGGTGCATGGTCGAAGCGATGGAACAGTTCGCACAGAGACGTCCGCACATCTCATTCGAACTCGTACTCTTCGGTGCAGGCGGGGCGAACCTGCTGGCATCGTTCCCCACGCGGCATGTCGGAAGCCTCGATGCGGAATCACTGGTGGACTGGTACAACATGGCGGATGTCTTCGTGCATCCATCACGTCTCGACAACCTCTCCAACACCCTTTGCGAGGCGCAATGTTGCGGAACCCCGGTCATATCCTTCGATGCGGGTGGCAGCACAGAGGCTTTCCAGGACGGGGAAACGGGTTTCATCTCGGGCAACCAGCCGCAACACCTTGCCGAAGCACTCGACAGGCTGCTTTCGAGTGACATGGAGTCTCTCCGTCAGAAAGCCCGGATGTTCGCCATGAACCGTTTTAATGGAAAAAACATTGCACAAAGATACACAGATATATATGAGGATGACATCATAAATCAAGAACATCATGGGATGCATGGGCCCGCAGATGAGAGACTTGCATCCAATGCGATGGATGGATTTCTCAAGGTTGCGCCATTCGACAAGCCAGCACCATGA
- a CDS encoding glycosyltransferase: MLKAFRKNQHPVAIPSTLPDGSAWPRISIVTPSYNNAKYIEETIISVLEQGYPDVEHIIVDGASKDGTAAILDRYRGHVARIIQEPDTGQSNAINKGMRLATGEIVTWLNSDDLLAPGALAAVAMAFHMSGADMVAGGCQLYRNGGYLGTHLTSCADGTLPAEEISDLYGGWQTGKFFYQPEVMFTRDLWQRAGGQVREDLHYCMDVEMWLRFASCGARLHVIGAPVAMFRLHEEQKTNNPDASPDEYIPVANAWRTTHGLPPITRTTLPPPPPPLKVAFVNDIGFQYGAGIAHQRLFTAVSSAGHTVRGWATGFQSPRDVFEATAARIISEIEAFEPDVVVCGNLHCTIADSDMLVRLTDRWPTCFCLHDLWLLTGHCPHPGFLDCVRHLAGCDHTCPSPDTYPTIAAGDIRKAWDAKREVMARDTFLALANSNWTRAQHDGCTTPGHEARLLRLGCDESIFHPGDRLEARRQLGLDMDAFVVLMPMVDFSSPFKGSVEGLEALSGAGLENLQVICFGVVEQEMIARFPILTALGYLHDPEAVATAYRAADVVVSFSHAETFGQTLMEAACCGIPSLAYRCTGLPDAVVDGVSGFLVDETPDALITRLHQLHADANLRASLGTWAALYARNSRCLQAEYHSFHTNLEEAGLLAPGRLGKNIFFAHTEAHEAEPSIPVSDPRPGSAFKNWLRRELPTPVWMALRRVYRGTKSRLGMHP; this comes from the coding sequence ATGCTCAAAGCTTTCAGGAAAAACCAGCACCCCGTCGCCATACCATCCACGCTTCCCGACGGCAGTGCATGGCCTCGCATATCCATCGTCACGCCGTCCTACAACAATGCGAAGTACATCGAAGAGACCATCATCTCCGTTCTCGAACAGGGATACCCCGATGTAGAGCATATCATCGTCGATGGTGCATCGAAGGACGGAACAGCCGCCATCCTTGACAGATACAGGGGTCACGTCGCCCGCATCATACAAGAGCCCGACACCGGTCAGTCGAACGCCATCAACAAGGGCATGCGCCTTGCCACGGGCGAAATCGTCACATGGCTCAACAGCGACGACCTGCTTGCCCCGGGGGCGCTTGCGGCTGTGGCCATGGCCTTTCACATGTCCGGTGCCGACATGGTAGCCGGAGGCTGCCAGCTGTATCGGAACGGGGGATATCTGGGGACCCATCTCACGTCCTGCGCCGATGGCACCCTGCCTGCGGAAGAGATTTCAGACCTCTACGGCGGCTGGCAGACAGGCAAGTTCTTCTACCAGCCCGAGGTCATGTTCACCCGCGACCTGTGGCAGCGGGCGGGCGGGCAAGTGCGGGAGGACCTCCATTACTGCATGGATGTCGAAATGTGGCTTCGCTTCGCCTCATGCGGTGCCCGACTGCATGTCATCGGCGCACCCGTCGCCATGTTCCGCCTGCATGAAGAACAGAAGACCAACAACCCCGACGCATCCCCCGACGAATACATCCCGGTGGCCAATGCTTGGCGCACCACGCATGGCCTGCCGCCCATCACGCGCACCACTCTTCCGCCACCCCCGCCCCCCCTCAAGGTCGCCTTCGTCAACGACATCGGGTTCCAGTACGGGGCGGGTATCGCGCACCAGCGCCTTTTCACGGCCGTTTCCTCGGCGGGGCACACGGTCAGGGGATGGGCCACGGGGTTCCAGAGTCCCCGCGATGTTTTCGAGGCGACTGCGGCGAGGATCATTTCCGAGATCGAGGCCTTCGAGCCCGATGTCGTCGTCTGCGGCAATCTCCATTGCACCATCGCCGACTCGGACATGCTCGTCAGGCTTACAGACCGCTGGCCCACATGCTTCTGCCTGCATGACCTGTGGCTGCTCACCGGACATTGCCCGCATCCCGGCTTTCTCGACTGCGTCAGACACCTTGCAGGGTGCGACCACACCTGCCCAAGCCCCGACACCTATCCCACCATCGCCGCCGGGGACATCCGCAAGGCATGGGACGCCAAGCGCGAGGTCATGGCCCGCGACACGTTTCTCGCACTGGCCAACAGCAACTGGACACGCGCCCAGCATGATGGCTGCACCACGCCCGGGCATGAGGCGCGGCTGCTTCGCCTCGGTTGCGACGAATCCATCTTCCACCCCGGAGACAGGCTCGAAGCGCGCCGCCAACTCGGGCTGGACATGGACGCCTTCGTGGTCCTCATGCCCATGGTCGACTTCTCGTCGCCGTTCAAGGGTTCCGTGGAGGGTCTTGAGGCTCTTTCAGGGGCCGGGCTTGAGAACCTTCAGGTGATATGCTTCGGCGTGGTCGAACAGGAGATGATCGCACGCTTCCCCATACTCACGGCCCTCGGCTACCTGCATGACCCTGAAGCCGTTGCTACGGCCTACCGTGCGGCAGACGTGGTGGTGAGCTTCAGCCATGCCGAAACGTTCGGGCAGACACTCATGGAAGCCGCCTGCTGCGGCATCCCCTCCCTCGCCTACCGCTGCACGGGGTTGCCAGACGCGGTCGTGGACGGTGTTTCAGGTTTTCTCGTGGACGAGACCCCTGACGCCCTCATCACGAGGCTGCACCAGTTGCATGCGGACGCGAACCTGCGGGCCAGCCTCGGCACATGGGCGGCACTCTACGCACGGAACAGCCGCTGCCTGCAGGCGGAGTATCACAGCTTTCACACCAATCTCGAAGAGGCAGGCCTGCTTGCGCCCGGACGTCTCGGCAAGAACATCTTCTTCGCGCATACCGAAGCGCACGAGGCAGAACCGTCCATCCCCGTTTCAGACCCGCGGCCCGGCAGTGCGTTCAAGAACTGGCTGCGCAGGGAACTCCCCACGCCGGTATGGATGGCCTTGCGCCGCGTCTACAGGGGCACGAAATCCCGCCTCGGAATGCACCCATGA
- a CDS encoding radical SAM/SPASM domain-containing protein — protein sequence MSSIFSLEGIKALGPDELREIQRGGLPVVIHFGDAGDDFLAYVSDHATEWLGTDAIRTVDARRFMEDKEWKAPMLTSEVLPKTIIVDPARWGDSFADKVAALDMTAFYSSNPVLLDYNDAFEVVFLFSTFYHHTMVSVTDFCNLRCRGCSFHGDDSRYDFAASRGKTERQELKEEDYYLFLDQRKPGDDLLFCGTGELFVSKKAMPYIREAIRRGLHVRILTNGMLVDDKVARELVELGVGAVLFSIDGHTKEIVESIRLGADYDRILANLRNLMRVRDEAGSGMIIGVQSGWFDEVKTRKDEILEFWKEFGIDTFSFFAEQVGWFQCIPMHEDKVMPVKTHACFNSLITPVLMTNGYVAPCTGNYQAEWSSLSSSWMKHISEAPFDEIIRYYRKMRTDPASPYRQRCAMCIGRLSTYVNSEYVSAYAEGYRFSERKSDKEAAFVKFSPQDEKTGFTLKKLWNRLLRR from the coding sequence ATGTCTTCGATCTTCTCCCTTGAAGGAATCAAGGCGCTCGGTCCTGACGAACTTCGCGAAATACAGCGCGGCGGACTCCCCGTCGTCATCCATTTCGGAGACGCCGGAGACGACTTTCTTGCCTATGTCAGTGACCATGCCACTGAATGGCTGGGCACTGATGCCATACGCACCGTCGACGCGCGACGTTTCATGGAGGACAAGGAATGGAAAGCCCCCATGCTGACCTCCGAAGTCCTGCCAAAGACGATCATCGTCGACCCGGCACGATGGGGAGACTCGTTCGCGGACAAGGTTGCCGCCCTGGACATGACTGCCTTCTACAGCAGCAACCCTGTCCTTCTGGACTACAACGACGCATTCGAGGTCGTCTTCCTCTTCTCCACATTCTACCACCATACCATGGTGAGCGTTACGGACTTCTGCAACCTGCGATGCCGGGGGTGCTCGTTCCATGGTGACGACTCGCGCTACGACTTCGCAGCGAGCCGGGGCAAGACCGAACGGCAAGAGTTGAAAGAAGAGGACTACTACCTCTTCCTCGACCAGAGGAAGCCCGGAGACGACCTTCTCTTCTGCGGCACAGGTGAACTGTTCGTATCGAAGAAGGCCATGCCCTACATCCGCGAGGCCATCAGAAGGGGGTTGCATGTCCGCATCCTCACCAACGGCATGCTGGTGGATGACAAGGTGGCCCGGGAACTTGTCGAGCTCGGTGTCGGCGCAGTGCTCTTCAGCATCGACGGGCACACAAAGGAAATCGTCGAGAGCATCAGGCTTGGGGCTGACTACGACAGGATTCTCGCCAACCTCCGCAATCTGATGCGCGTCAGGGACGAGGCCGGTTCAGGCATGATCATCGGGGTACAGAGTGGCTGGTTCGACGAGGTCAAGACCCGCAAAGACGAAATCCTCGAATTCTGGAAAGAATTCGGCATAGATACATTCTCGTTCTTTGCTGAACAGGTGGGCTGGTTCCAATGTATTCCGATGCATGAAGACAAGGTCATGCCCGTAAAGACCCATGCCTGTTTCAACAGTCTCATCACTCCGGTACTGATGACGAACGGCTATGTGGCACCATGCACAGGCAACTATCAGGCTGAATGGTCGTCGCTCTCGTCTTCATGGATGAAACATATCTCCGAAGCGCCGTTCGATGAAATCATACGCTACTACAGGAAGATGCGAACCGACCCGGCAAGCCCGTACCGGCAGAGATGCGCCATGTGCATAGGAAGGCTCTCTACATATGTGAATTCGGAGTACGTTTCGGCCTATGCGGAAGGGTACCGGTTCAGCGAACGCAAGTCCGACAAGGAAGCTGCCTTCGTCAAATTCTCACCACAGGATGAGAAAACCGGATTCACACTCAAAAAGTTGTGGAACCGCCTTCTTCGCAGGTGA
- a CDS encoding sulfotransferase domain-containing protein, producing MLVWLTSFPRSGNSLLRTIFNHCFGLETYSKYERTNEYSNVDIAKFMGARPFGGELDDFLEKARAEQHVTVVKTHEEPESDDRAIYIIRNGLIATDSYRHYLAKIENVQCTWQQVVDGTAFPTWSAHIEAWSPMDRPNTLLIRYEDLLSPAAQENIDRIADFTGLPMLRKWVNPFDTLQGMGKNYFRRGKVSVPWSIKKSEIDYFMSRNRLWMDRFGYSARRSIFTLFR from the coding sequence ATGCTTGTCTGGCTCACATCCTTTCCCCGGTCTGGCAATTCGCTGCTACGGACGATTTTCAACCATTGTTTCGGGCTTGAAACCTACTCGAAATATGAACGTACGAACGAGTACTCCAATGTCGACATCGCCAAATTCATGGGTGCGCGACCATTCGGGGGTGAACTTGACGACTTTCTCGAAAAGGCACGTGCGGAACAGCATGTCACGGTCGTCAAGACCCATGAAGAACCGGAGAGCGACGACCGGGCCATCTATATCATACGCAACGGTCTCATCGCGACCGATTCATACCGCCACTATCTGGCGAAAATAGAGAATGTGCAGTGCACCTGGCAGCAGGTGGTCGACGGGACGGCATTCCCCACATGGTCTGCCCACATAGAAGCATGGTCTCCTATGGATCGACCCAATACATTGCTCATTCGTTATGAAGACCTGTTGTCTCCGGCAGCACAGGAGAACATCGACAGGATTGCAGACTTCACAGGTCTGCCCATGCTTCGCAAATGGGTGAACCCGTTCGACACGCTGCAAGGCATGGGGAAGAACTATTTCAGAAGGGGCAAGGTCAGCGTTCCATGGTCGATCAAGAAATCTGAAATAGACTACTTCATGAGCCGGAACAGGCTCTGGATGGACAGGTTCGGCTACTCGGCAAGGCGTAGCATCTTCACGCTTTTCAGATAG